The Fibrobacter sp. UWR4 genome has a window encoding:
- the tsaA gene encoding tRNA (N6-threonylcarbamoyladenosine(37)-N6)-methyltransferase TrmO, with the protein MEVRPIGTFFGDAVYKYDAPRQGRLFAGHPGRIVLNSGCNFEMALRDLDGFERIWVIFQFHENDGWRPTTRPPVPAPGKDRVGTFASRSPYRPNSIGLSCVRLLKVDGLTLHVDEADLLNETPILDIKPYIPMADAFPEAKAGWVDEQEGEKWAVTASERFLTQQRWIAENSEFDLMSFAQVQLGRGGFSNGVFDGTRRRLTLDEKARTGVLSYRTFRIDFSYDEAAKSVQLLQIRSGYRPEELLEGAEDKYGDKQLHRNFLICD; encoded by the coding sequence ATTGGAACATTTTTTGGCGATGCTGTATACAAGTACGATGCACCGAGACAGGGCCGCCTTTTTGCGGGACACCCCGGTCGTATAGTCCTGAATTCGGGCTGTAATTTCGAAATGGCCCTTCGGGATCTTGACGGCTTCGAACGAATCTGGGTGATCTTTCAGTTTCACGAAAATGACGGTTGGCGTCCCACCACACGACCTCCTGTTCCTGCTCCTGGGAAAGACCGTGTTGGCACATTTGCAAGCCGTTCCCCCTACCGCCCGAATTCCATTGGACTGAGTTGTGTGCGCCTGCTGAAAGTAGATGGACTTACTTTGCATGTGGACGAGGCCGACTTACTCAATGAAACTCCCATTCTTGACATAAAACCCTACATCCCCATGGCGGATGCGTTCCCAGAGGCGAAGGCCGGATGGGTTGACGAACAGGAGGGAGAAAAGTGGGCCGTGACCGCTTCCGAAAGGTTTTTGACGCAACAACGGTGGATTGCGGAAAATAGTGAGTTTGACCTGATGAGTTTTGCCCAGGTGCAACTTGGACGTGGTGGCTTTAGCAATGGCGTTTTCGATGGAACTAGACGCCGCCTGACTCTGGATGAAAAGGCAAGGACTGGAGTACTGTCCTATCGTACGTTCCGTATTGATTTTAGCTATGACGAAGCTGCAAAATCGGTGCAGCTTTTGCAAATTCGCTCGGGATATAGGCCCGAAGAGCTGTTAGAAGGGGCCGAAGACAAATATGGCGATAAACAACTGCATCGGAATTTCTTAATATGTGATTAA